aaattaaattatataattgttattagtgatgtggataggtagtgtgaaggctatgtgagggctatttgatgtccagttgatgtggcaagctgatgtggcaggagaattgtagtgctgatgatgtggcagtgtgaaggctatttgatggctatttgacgtccagtgctattggagatgctctaactctACCCGCATTTGACCTTTTAATTTGTAGCTGATTCCATGGCAATTCCACCTCGACTCATGTATAACTCTTTCGACTATGACTTCGTAAAGAGATCAGAGAGTgagagaaataaaattagaGTTTCATTCTCTCGCTGCAAAGGGAATTTTTTTCCGGTCGATGTCGAGACAGTATTACCTCAATTTCCTAAATCTGTTTTTGCATGCATCTTATCCATTGTTTTGGTAATGTAAAAGCGTCGATTCATCAATGTCGTGTGAAAGTACAAACTGATAAAAAGCTTACGTGATTATAACACTCACGGAATCGGAAAACTAACTATTTTCCCACCTAATTTAGGATTTATTACTTGTTTAGTCTTAGCTTCCTAATTAGCAGCTATAGTCTATTCTAATCATTCTTCCCTTGACTATTTATTAAATAGTTAGCTTTTTGTATTTAATTGTGTCGTTTAAGAAGTGTTATAAACTTATGGTAAAAGTTAGAATTAGTATTTTATTATGTTTAATTTCTTATACTCGCGTCACCTGACAACAACATTAGACTATTCTTCTACGGGTACAATAcaatagaatataaaattattcatatttttatgtggTTGAAACCGACCATACAATAATTACTATCATAAAGGCCTGTAATTAACCAAATCATATGGTTTAGGTAGACAAACCATTAACATTCGTACACCTGTACTTAgagaaataggaaaaaaaataatattatttctacaTAATAATTATTGagtttaatcaaaataattaggTAGCTGTTTAATTTTGTAGTATTAACATAAATTTGACTCACTGCAACCTTGAAAGAGTCGAAAAACCCGCAATAATAAACCATTAAGTTTTCATGTATGCAATGTTATTACTGTACTATATTAGTAGTCCAATTTACACAAGCATGTGTAAATTGAACACATTGAATGTGGAATGGATAGTAAAATTGAACGCATATCACTTTTGTCAAATAAGTGCGAATTAAGGTTTGAGACCTTAGAATATGATGTCCCACTTCTATCCAATGTCACAATGTGcctttattcaataaatgatatAGGTAGAAATTCATTGATTATTAGTTTAATTTATGCAATatcttttttgttatttataatttgaattCGAACATATTTTCAGGGCAagaatactactagtactatattttaaattGTATGCAAAACTTAATAAGCAACATTAATTAATAGAGTATCTAAATTTACATGGGAAACAAACTCTACAATAgaataattataaaatcataAGTATCTATATAATCCGTTACAAGATTGGCAATTACCAAACTGCCCCTTCTGAAAACCCAGAGTCCGACAGACGCACATGGAGGAGGAGGGCGGCGCCACCACCTCCTCCGACGCCGGCCACAAGAACTTGTGGATCGACTTCGACTCTGCCGAAGAAGACGAGTTGAAAGAAGCACTCTTCATATACTTAGCCTGCGAAGGCAGCCCAATCGACAGCTCCAAATCCACATCGCCGCCGCTGTCTTCCCGCTGCTGCTGCGGCGCCGCTTGAGACTCCTCCGTCGTGGTGCTGTTGCAATTCGTGTCGTGCGCCGACGAAGAGTTGTCCTTTGACGGCGGCGCCACTGGAGGAGCAGGAGGAGGAGCCGAATTTCTGAAATCCAATTGAGTTatcgcggcggcggcggcggaattGAGAGGACGGTGGGTTTGTGGATCGACGCCACTGCTAATGAGCTTCCGCTTGATGTGAGTGTTCCAGTAATTTTTGATTTCATTATCTGTTCTTCCCGGCAATCTCCCTGCTATCAAAGACCATCTGCAGTAGaaattcaacaatttaaaaCCTAAAAATGGTAATTATTCATCCAAAAACagataattaatcataaatcGGCATACCTATTTCCCAACAAACTATGGAGTTTGATTATAATCTCATCTTCTTCCTCGCTGAAATTCCCCCTTTTTAAATCAGGCCTCAGATAGTTAATCCATCTCAATCTGCAGCTCTTTCCACACCTCAGCAATCCTACAAAAATCAAAACCACAAATTCAATTCACCTCCCCCTTTCCCCTTTTTTGATGATCGTAGAGTGATAAACCCTAAAATACCTGCAGATTTAGGGAGAGAGCGCCAATTGCCTTCGCCGTGAGCTCGTATGTAATTGATGAGGCGTTGATCTTCATCTTTAGTCCAAGCACCTTTGTTGGTGTGAGCTTTCTCGCAACAAGGCGACCGCCCCATggattaattcaaaaattaaagaaatttcTGTAAGGTTCTTGATGGATTCTTGATATGTATATATTGAGTGGGTGGGGTGATGATGAGACttgaagatgaagagaaaatgGGGATATTTAATGGTGGAGGAGAATACCATTAATTTGGAGGCATTTTACCAAACAG
This sequence is a window from Salvia splendens isolate huo1 chromosome 5, SspV2, whole genome shotgun sequence. Protein-coding genes within it:
- the LOC121805433 gene encoding myb-related protein 330-like; protein product: MGRSPCCEKAHTNKGAWTKDEDQRLINYIRAHGEGNWRSLPKSAGLLRCGKSCRLRWINYLRPDLKRGNFSEEEDEIIIKLHSLLGNRWSLIAGRLPGRTDNEIKNYWNTHIKRKLISSGVDPQTHRPLNSAAAAAITQLDFRNSAPPPAPPVAPPSKDNSSSAHDTNCNSTTTEESQAAPQQQREDSGGDVDLELSIGLPSQAKYMKSASFNSSSSAESKSIHKFLWPASEEVVAPPSSSMCVCRTLGFQKGQFGNCQSCNGLYRYL